A window of the Sphaerobacter thermophilus DSM 20745 genome harbors these coding sequences:
- a CDS encoding enoyl-CoA hydratase: MTTAPAQSYRYVLMETDGPIAYVTMNRPEKRNALSVDHMQELIACFTAIGERQDVAVVILRGNGPAFCSGHDLREMVGGDPAFYRHVFDVCTRLMETIQGIPQPVIAQVHGIATAAGCQLVATCDLVVAAEDARFATPGVKIGLFCSTPMVALSRVVGQKKALEMLLTGEPISASEAQAAGLVNRVVPADRLADETRALAEKIAAASGFVVGIGKQAFYRQLEMAQPQAYAYAKEVMSLNALAADAQEGMCAFLEKRVPEWKNR, encoded by the coding sequence ATGACCACCGCACCGGCGCAGTCGTACCGCTACGTGCTCATGGAGACTGACGGGCCGATCGCCTACGTCACGATGAACCGGCCGGAGAAGCGCAACGCCCTGTCGGTCGACCACATGCAGGAGTTGATCGCCTGCTTCACCGCGATCGGCGAGCGTCAGGACGTCGCTGTGGTGATCCTGCGGGGCAACGGCCCGGCCTTCTGCTCCGGGCACGACCTGCGGGAGATGGTCGGGGGCGACCCGGCGTTCTACCGGCATGTCTTCGACGTCTGCACACGGTTGATGGAGACGATTCAGGGTATCCCGCAGCCGGTGATCGCCCAGGTGCACGGGATCGCGACGGCCGCCGGGTGCCAGTTGGTCGCTACCTGCGACCTGGTGGTTGCCGCCGAGGACGCGCGCTTCGCCACCCCGGGCGTGAAGATCGGGCTCTTCTGCTCGACGCCGATGGTGGCGCTCAGCCGCGTGGTTGGGCAGAAAAAGGCCCTGGAGATGCTTCTGACCGGCGAACCGATCTCGGCCAGCGAGGCACAGGCCGCGGGGCTGGTCAATCGGGTGGTCCCGGCCGACCGACTGGCGGACGAGACGCGGGCGCTGGCCGAGAAGATCGCGGCGGCCAGCGGCTTCGTCGTCGGCATCGGCAAGCAGGCGTTCTACCGCCAGCTCGAGATGGCCCAGCCACAGGCGTACGCCTATGCCAAGGAAGTGATGTCGCTCAACGCCCTTGCCGCGGACGCCCAGGAGGGCATGTGTGCCTTCCTGGAGAAGCGGGTGCCTGAGTGGAAGAACCGCTGA
- a CDS encoding DUF3037 domain-containing protein, with product MCLAPPTASYSYAIIRLVPCVTRGEFVNVGVILFARTSGFLETRIEVDRDRVRALAPDLDLDLVERHLRNLQAISAGAPDAGPVATLPPSERFHWLTAPRSTVIQPSPVHVGLTDDPAAALEHLMDVYVRRRRCVAPGAGADVR from the coding sequence ATGTGCCTCGCACCACCCACCGCGTCGTATAGCTACGCCATCATCCGCCTCGTGCCGTGCGTGACGCGCGGTGAGTTCGTCAACGTCGGCGTCATCCTGTTCGCGCGCACGTCCGGGTTCCTGGAGACGCGGATCGAGGTCGATCGCGACCGCGTGCGTGCCCTCGCGCCGGACCTCGACCTGGATCTGGTCGAGCGGCACCTGCGGAATCTCCAGGCTATCAGCGCCGGTGCTCCTGACGCCGGTCCGGTGGCGACCCTGCCCCCGAGTGAGCGATTCCACTGGCTGACCGCTCCCCGGAGCACGGTGATCCAGCCCTCCCCGGTCCACGTGGGTCTGACCGATGACCCCGCCGCCGCGCTTGAGCACCTCATGGACGTCTACGTCCGCCGGCGCCGGTGCGTAGCGCCCGGCGCTGGCGCTGACGTACGATAG
- a CDS encoding HipA family kinase, which yields MPCVRGVRYAVPLREGGSLPAVVDTDGAGPVVVKFRGAGQGAKALVAEAIAAGLALTLDLPIPSPAIVMLDAEFGRSEPDPEIQDILRGSVGANFGLAYLPGALAFDPAVDTWVSPELAAAIVWFDALITNVDRTARNVNLLVWQDQLWMIDHGAALYFHHRWPGWRDRIQSPFPQIREHVLLGLAGDLRAADEHLRPLLTEEALHRVVAAVPDAWLGDEPEFPDLAAHRAAYVTYLSERLNGPRRWLEEAVEAQKRGPVTYVPRTTHRVV from the coding sequence ATCCCGTGTGTGCGCGGCGTGCGCTACGCCGTCCCGCTCCGTGAGGGAGGATCCCTCCCGGCCGTGGTCGATACCGACGGCGCGGGACCGGTCGTGGTCAAATTCCGGGGTGCCGGGCAGGGCGCCAAGGCGCTGGTGGCGGAGGCGATCGCCGCCGGGCTCGCGCTCACCCTCGATCTGCCGATCCCGTCGCCCGCGATCGTGATGCTCGACGCCGAGTTCGGCCGCAGCGAGCCCGACCCTGAGATTCAGGACATCCTGCGGGGCAGCGTCGGGGCCAATTTCGGGCTGGCTTACCTGCCGGGCGCGCTCGCGTTCGACCCGGCGGTGGACACCTGGGTGTCGCCTGAGCTGGCGGCGGCCATCGTCTGGTTCGACGCGCTGATCACCAACGTCGACCGCACGGCGCGCAACGTGAACCTGCTGGTGTGGCAGGATCAACTCTGGATGATCGACCACGGCGCCGCGCTCTATTTCCACCATCGCTGGCCGGGCTGGCGGGACCGCATCCAGTCACCCTTCCCGCAGATCCGGGAGCATGTCCTGCTCGGGTTGGCCGGTGATCTACGTGCCGCCGACGAGCACCTGCGCCCGCTCCTAACCGAGGAGGCGCTGCATCGGGTCGTAGCGGCGGTGCCGGATGCATGGCTCGGCGACGAGCCGGAGTTCCCTGATCTGGCCGCACACCGGGCGGCCTACGTCACGTATCTGAGCGAGCGCCTCAACGGCCCCCGGCGCTGGCTGGAGGAGGCGGTCGAGGCGCAGAAGCGAGGGCCGGTCACCTATGTGCCTCGCACCACCCACCGCGTCGTATAG
- a CDS encoding ABC transporter permease subunit, with translation MSVVMLRRATRDLQFTVLWYGLGLFLYGVFILLLYPTVRDNTEMLDQYLQAFPPAVQAAFGISDMGTFAGFVGAEYLNVVWPLIVGVFVIMTGAGLVAQEIDRGTVEFWLSVPETRTRLLLGKLGAFLAGIVALVAITLLGLVIGGALVGEAIGPAPLLATGVVLLSFPVAVGGYSVLLSSLSSDRGRPAGLAAGITLLFYVLWVVSSLSERWDWLRYLSIFTAFEPQEALASGTIPIGVLVLFAIGIVSALGALVIFERRDVIA, from the coding sequence ATGAGCGTGGTGATGCTGCGACGCGCGACGCGCGACCTGCAATTCACGGTGTTGTGGTACGGGCTGGGGTTGTTCCTCTATGGCGTGTTCATCCTCCTCCTGTACCCCACCGTCCGTGACAACACCGAGATGCTCGATCAGTATCTCCAGGCGTTTCCCCCTGCGGTGCAGGCGGCCTTCGGGATCAGCGACATGGGCACGTTTGCGGGCTTCGTCGGTGCTGAGTACCTCAACGTCGTGTGGCCGCTGATCGTGGGCGTCTTCGTCATCATGACCGGTGCGGGCCTGGTCGCGCAGGAGATCGACCGGGGCACGGTCGAGTTCTGGCTGTCAGTTCCGGAGACGCGCACGCGACTCCTGTTGGGGAAGCTGGGCGCGTTCCTGGCCGGGATCGTTGCGCTGGTCGCCATCACACTGCTGGGACTCGTGATCGGCGGGGCGCTGGTCGGCGAGGCGATTGGCCCCGCGCCGCTGCTGGCGACCGGGGTGGTCCTGCTCAGCTTTCCCGTGGCCGTCGGCGGCTACTCGGTGCTGCTCTCGTCCCTCTCGTCCGACCGCGGCCGTCCTGCCGGGTTGGCGGCGGGGATCACGCTGCTGTTCTACGTGCTCTGGGTGGTGAGCAGTTTGAGCGAGCGGTGGGACTGGCTGCGTTACCTGTCGATCTTCACCGCTTTCGAGCCGCAGGAAGCCCTCGCGAGCGGCACGATCCCGATTGGCGTGCTGGTCCTGTTTGCGATCGGTATCGTCTCCGCACTGGGAGCGCTGGTCATCTTCGAGCGTCGCGACGTGATCGCGTAG